Proteins from a genomic interval of Haemophilus parainfluenzae T3T1:
- a CDS encoding heavy-metal-associated domain-containing protein: MKKLTTALLLSLFIFSAAQAEETKQVVLKVNEMNCQLCAYLVNKELRNIDGVISTKASIKDRTVTVVEDPKVSDEQLIHAIHKLEYTAEVVK; this comes from the coding sequence ATGAAGAAATTAACGACCGCACTTTTGCTTTCATTATTCATCTTCTCTGCCGCTCAGGCGGAAGAAACAAAGCAAGTTGTGCTAAAAGTGAATGAAATGAACTGCCAGCTTTGTGCTTATTTGGTGAATAAAGAATTACGTAATATTGATGGCGTGATTTCCACTAAAGCCTCCATTAAAGATAGAACTGTGACTGTTGTAGAAGATCCGAAAGTTTCTGATGAGCAATTGATTCATGCGATTCATAAATTGGAATATACGGCGGAAGTAGTTAAGTAA
- a CDS encoding mercuric transporter MerT family protein has protein sequence MTTSLKSSNKSFWVAIATALSAAVASTLCCIAPLIYLVFGVSSTWLIGLGEYDYLRIPMLIVSLCAFAYGFWLLMFSKKIICSKYISRKKLIVLYWIVFIVMLFFLTYPTILPWILELSN, from the coding sequence ATGACTACATCTCTAAAAAGCTCTAATAAATCTTTTTGGGTTGCGATTGCCACCGCGCTAAGTGCTGCGGTGGCATCAACTTTGTGCTGCATTGCGCCTTTAATCTATTTAGTATTTGGCGTGTCATCTACATGGTTGATTGGCTTGGGTGAATATGATTATTTACGCATTCCTATGCTTATCGTTTCATTATGCGCCTTTGCCTACGGCTTTTGGTTATTGATGTTTTCCAAAAAAATCATTTGCAGCAAATACATTTCCCGTAAAAAGCTTATTGTTTTGTACTGGATTGTATTTATCGTCATGCTCTTTTTCTTAACTTATCCAACCATTTTACCGTGGATTTTAGAGCTTTCTAATTAG